CTTGTAACAATTGAAGACATTGTAGAAGAAATTGTTGGAGAAATATCAGATGAATTTGATACTGCTCTTGAGCCCGTTCAAGTTTTACCAAACGGAGATATAATCATAACTGGGAATCTAAATATTGATGAAGTAAATGAAAAACTTGGTACAAACTTTTCTAATGAACATTACGACACAATAGGAGGGCTTACATTTGGGTTAATTGGGAAAGAACCAAACGTTGGAGATGAAGTTGAAAATAATGGATTCCTTCTTAAAGTAGAAACAAAAGATAAACAAAGAGTTAAACTAGTTAGACTAAAAAAGCTACAACAAAATACAGAGAATAAAGACAATAGCAAAAAACTTAAAAAAGAAAAACAAATAACATCAGTTCCAAGACAGTAAAGGAAAAAAATCATGTCACAAAATAAAAACACAATTCTAGCAATAGATGTAGGAAACACTTCTATACACTGGAGCTTTATTCAAGATGGTAAGCTCCAAGATTATAAAAGAAACCATCATACTGAACTTAGTTTACTGCCATGGAGTGAAGTTAAGAAAAATAATTATCCTGTAGTAATTGCTGGTGCATTAATACACATGAATGAAGCTGTTCAAACAATTACAGATGATTACCAAATAAAATTTGTAGAAATAAATATAAAAAATCAAAGTGTAATTAAAAATACTTACCCAACATTAGGAGTTGACAGAGTTTGTAATTTAACTGCAGCACTTAACACATTAGGAAATGTTAAATCTCCCATTGTTATTTTTGATTTTGGGACTGCAACTACTATTACTTCTTGTGATCAAAATGGCAACTTTCTTGGTGGAATTATTACAACAGGCTGTGAAATTGAACTAAAAGCTATTTCAAGTAAAACTTTGTCACTTCCACATGTTGAACTAGCAAAGGAACAAAAAATTACAAGACTAAACCCTCTTTCAAAAAACACTGAAGATGCAATTTTAAATGGAGTAATAATTGGCCAAATTGCACTTGTTGAGCATTACTTAAATTTATTTAAGAAAGAAGGACATCCTAATCCTAAAATAGCTTTTACTGGAGGAAATGCTTCAATAGTTACAAAGTTCTATAAAAATTATGATCTACATGATCCTCATTTAACTATTAAAGGGATTTATTACTGCTATGAGTCAAGCTTAGCTTATGTGTAATTTTATTTCCTCGCTAACTCATACTTCTTGTAAACATAATTACTGTATGCATTAGCTAAATCAAAACCTAATTTACCTTCAAGAAAACCTAATCTAACGATATATCTGAAAAAGAATGCCCATGATGCTCTTAAAGGAGGGAGATAAAACTTTTTATTTTTTACTTCTTTACTTGCTAGTTCTGCATACTTTTCTAATGTCTTTTTATAATCTTTTAAATCCTTATAAGCATAGTGCTCTAGTGGATTTTTCAAGTAACCAATTTCTCCTTCTAAGCTAATGCTTTCATGGATCTCTCTTTTTTTAAAATGTGCTCCAATATTATTTTTAAAAAATCTTAGCTGATAATCAGGATAGTAACCACCATATTTAATCCACCTTTTACCTACATAAAGTTTTCGTTTAATCTTAAAACCTATTTTATTACTATGCTCTCCCACAACATTAATTATTTCATTTTTAAGAGCATTACTTACTATTTCATCAGCATCTAGTACTAAGATCCAATCACTCTTACACTTTGACAATGCAAAATTTTTCTGTGCAGCATAACCTTTCCATTCTTCCGTATAAAGAGTTACATTAAACATCTCTAAAATATTTAATGTCTTATCAGTACTAAACGAATCTACTACTACAATTTCATCAACCCAATTATGAATTGCTGAAATAGTTTTTTCAATGATTCTTTCTTCATTAAAAGTGATTAGGGCTACTGATAGTTGAGGTTTGTACATCTGATTTTTGTCCAGGTTCCACTAGTTTTCTTTCTTGAGGCTTGCTAGGATTTACAGGCAAAGTTACATAAAATACTGTTCCTACATCAACGCCTGGTTCACACCAGATAGATCCATTGTATAATTCAACAACTTTTTTACAAG
The window above is part of the Candidatus Melainabacteria bacterium genome. Proteins encoded here:
- a CDS encoding type III pantothenate kinase; protein product: MSQNKNTILAIDVGNTSIHWSFIQDGKLQDYKRNHHTELSLLPWSEVKKNNYPVVIAGALIHMNEAVQTITDDYQIKFVEINIKNQSVIKNTYPTLGVDRVCNLTAALNTLGNVKSPIVIFDFGTATTITSCDQNGNFLGGIITTGCEIELKAISSKTLSLPHVELAKEQKITRLNPLSKNTEDAILNGVIIGQIALVEHYLNLFKKEGHPNPKIAFTGGNASIVTKFYKNYDLHDPHLTIKGIYYCYESSLAYV
- a CDS encoding glycosyltransferase family 2 protein, with amino-acid sequence MYKPQLSVALITFNEERIIEKTISAIHNWVDEIVVVDSFSTDKTLNILEMFNVTLYTEEWKGYAAQKNFALSKCKSDWILVLDADEIVSNALKNEIINVVGEHSNKIGFKIKRKLYVGKRWIKYGGYYPDYQLRFFKNNIGAHFKKREIHESISLEGEIGYLKNPLEHYAYKDLKDYKKTLEKYAELASKEVKNKKFYLPPLRASWAFFFRYIVRLGFLEGKLGFDLANAYSNYVYKKYELARK